Proteins encoded together in one Planctomyces sp. SH-PL14 window:
- a CDS encoding arylsulfatase — MRIPFPTICLALIAAVAPIANAAAAAPPRRPNVIVILGDDMGYSDIGCYGGEIQTPNLDALAAGGVRFTQFYNTARCCPTRASLLTGLYPHQAGIGHMTNDRGHDGYRGTLNRESVTIAEVLRTAGYRTYMCGKWHVTEQIAPNGDKSNWPVQRGFDKFYGTITGAGSFYDPTTLCRQNQYVTPVNDPEYRPETYYYTDALSDNAVRYLAQHHAESADKPFFLYLAYTAAHWPMHALEKDIARYRGRFDDGYQPHRAARLERMKASGLVPQETPLSPPAEDWSAVSDKAWEARCMEVFAAMVDNMDAGIGRIVSHLKETGEFDNTIILFLQDNGGCAEVIGRNANGNGPSDLKPLGDDGLQPKILPPMQTRDGRWVKTGPGVLPGPADTYIAYGRGWANVSNTPFREYKRWVHEGGISTPLVMSWPAAVAADRKGALERQPGHLIDVMATCVDVANAAYPAGFDGHAIKPREGVSLVSAFHGRSLDRPQPLFWEHEGNRAVRDGRWKLVAKENQPWELYDIDRDRTESNNLAAAEPERARTMAAQWDAYAARANVLPLGTWRGAQSAEETGPSRRRFELKAGDKLNRAASPAVGNRGLRVTAKVEVAEAPGQGVIVAQGGAAIGFALYLVDGKPVFRVRADNQAFDVSGAETLKGPHTLEGLLTTKGRLTLSIDGQEVGGPVAATLIDRKPLDGLEVGRDAGGAVGLYEAPNPFSGRIESVVIEVLPQAEEK, encoded by the coding sequence ATGCGAATTCCCTTTCCGACGATCTGCCTCGCCCTGATCGCAGCCGTCGCCCCGATCGCCAACGCCGCCGCCGCCGCCCCGCCCCGCCGGCCCAACGTCATCGTCATCCTCGGCGACGACATGGGCTACTCGGACATCGGCTGTTACGGCGGAGAGATCCAGACGCCGAACCTCGACGCCCTCGCCGCCGGGGGTGTTCGCTTCACCCAGTTCTACAACACCGCCCGCTGCTGCCCAACCCGCGCCTCCCTCCTGACGGGACTCTATCCCCACCAGGCGGGGATCGGGCACATGACGAACGACCGCGGCCACGACGGCTACCGCGGCACGTTGAACCGCGAGTCGGTCACCATCGCGGAAGTCCTCCGCACCGCCGGCTACCGCACCTACATGTGCGGCAAGTGGCACGTCACCGAGCAGATCGCCCCCAACGGGGACAAGTCGAACTGGCCGGTCCAGCGGGGCTTCGACAAGTTCTACGGCACCATCACCGGCGCCGGCAGCTTCTACGACCCCACGACCCTCTGCCGCCAGAACCAGTACGTCACGCCGGTCAACGATCCCGAGTACCGCCCCGAGACCTACTACTACACCGACGCCCTCTCGGACAACGCGGTCCGCTACCTGGCCCAGCACCACGCCGAGTCCGCCGACAAGCCGTTCTTCCTGTACCTCGCCTACACCGCCGCCCACTGGCCGATGCATGCCCTGGAGAAGGACATCGCCAGGTACCGCGGCCGGTTCGACGACGGCTACCAGCCGCACCGCGCGGCCCGGCTGGAGCGGATGAAGGCGAGCGGCCTCGTCCCGCAGGAGACCCCGCTCAGCCCCCCGGCCGAGGACTGGTCGGCGGTCTCCGACAAGGCGTGGGAGGCCCGCTGCATGGAGGTCTTCGCCGCGATGGTCGACAACATGGACGCCGGCATCGGCCGGATCGTCTCGCACCTCAAGGAGACCGGCGAGTTCGACAACACGATCATCCTCTTCCTGCAGGACAACGGCGGCTGCGCGGAGGTCATCGGCCGGAATGCCAACGGGAACGGGCCGTCGGACCTCAAGCCGCTCGGCGACGACGGGCTCCAGCCCAAGATCCTCCCGCCGATGCAGACCCGGGACGGCCGCTGGGTCAAGACCGGCCCCGGCGTCCTTCCCGGCCCGGCCGACACCTACATCGCCTACGGCCGCGGCTGGGCGAACGTCAGCAACACGCCGTTCCGGGAGTACAAGCGCTGGGTTCATGAAGGGGGGATCTCGACCCCGCTCGTCATGAGCTGGCCCGCCGCCGTCGCCGCGGACCGCAAGGGGGCGCTCGAACGTCAGCCCGGCCACCTCATCGACGTCATGGCCACCTGCGTCGATGTCGCGAACGCGGCTTACCCCGCGGGATTTGACGGGCATGCGATCAAGCCTCGCGAGGGCGTGAGCCTCGTCTCCGCCTTCCATGGCCGGTCCCTTGACCGACCGCAGCCGCTCTTCTGGGAGCACGAAGGGAACCGCGCCGTCCGGGACGGCCGATGGAAGCTGGTCGCCAAGGAGAACCAGCCGTGGGAGCTGTACGACATTGACCGCGACCGGACGGAGTCCAACAACCTCGCGGCCGCGGAGCCGGAGCGGGCCCGGACGATGGCGGCCCAGTGGGATGCTTATGCGGCCCGTGCCAACGTCCTGCCGCTCGGCACCTGGCGCGGCGCGCAGTCGGCGGAGGAGACCGGCCCCTCGCGGCGGCGGTTCGAGCTCAAGGCGGGGGACAAGCTGAACCGCGCCGCTTCGCCCGCCGTCGGCAATCGGGGCCTTCGCGTCACCGCGAAGGTCGAGGTCGCGGAGGCGCCTGGCCAGGGGGTGATTGTCGCTCAAGGGGGCGCGGCGATCGGTTTCGCCCTCTATCTCGTGGACGGCAAGCCGGTGTTCCGTGTCCGGGCGGACAATCAGGCGTTCGATGTCAGTGGGGCGGAGACGCTGAAGGGTCCGCACACGCTTGAGGGGTTGTTGACGACGAAGGGGCGCCTGACGCTGTCGATCGACGGTCAGGAAGTGGGTGGTCCGGTCGCTGCGACGCTCATCGACAGGAAGCCGCTGGATGGCCTTGAGGTCGGCCGCGATGCCGGGGGGGCGGTGGGTTTGTATGAGGCGCCGAATCCGTTCTCGGGTCGGATCGAGTCCGTGGTGATTGAGGTGTTGCCTCAG
- a CDS encoding sodium:solute symporter family transporter, giving the protein MPESELPLQTGLRGLDFAAIVLYLAVTFGIAVWFSRRQGSAEDFFVGGRRIPWFAVGLSILATLFSTLSYLGAPGEVIKNGIGFYAGYLALPLSLLVVTRLWIPFYMRLGLTSAYEYLERRFSRRLRTLGATLFVLLRMGWMSMVVYAASMALDRVKGPDLEWLPGPDLYWWIGCVGIVAAVYTAVGGIQAVIWTDVLQCGLLVLGALMVIGGVIAATGTSPVDWIQTARSNGIHHPPLPLYSMDLTVRVTLLTAMLHNFFWTICTHGSDQVVLQRYFSTPSLGAARRSYYINVATDLLMILLLSLCGLALLQYYRMNAGQLPSGWTLESSADKLFPTFLATHLPVGCAGLIISAFLCDAIQTLESGANSITAVVTTDLLRSNETGDEGNEGKKRQLGFVRQLSLWIALAVSLNAGFIAYISQSQNLTIIDMMPKFFNLFVGPLAAMFFIGMFLPRCTSRSVAIAVAVGLAVSVSWSWARELVAVARELFGITSESFQMPRGPTILLSIPLPCVTTFLTAALLSLFVEDGRPHLGQAYTWRSILRDVKLPPERS; this is encoded by the coding sequence ATGCCGGAGTCGGAACTCCCGCTTCAGACCGGTCTCCGGGGACTCGACTTCGCGGCCATCGTGCTCTACCTCGCGGTGACCTTCGGCATCGCCGTCTGGTTCAGCCGCCGGCAGGGATCGGCCGAGGACTTCTTCGTCGGCGGCCGCCGGATCCCGTGGTTCGCCGTCGGCCTGAGCATCCTGGCAACCCTCTTCTCCACGCTCTCCTACCTCGGCGCGCCCGGAGAAGTCATCAAGAACGGCATCGGCTTCTACGCCGGGTACCTCGCCCTCCCCCTCTCGCTCCTCGTCGTGACGCGCTTGTGGATCCCGTTCTACATGCGACTGGGGCTGACGAGCGCCTACGAGTACCTGGAACGGCGCTTCAGCCGCCGGCTGCGGACCCTGGGGGCGACGCTGTTCGTTCTGCTGCGGATGGGCTGGATGAGCATGGTCGTCTACGCCGCCTCAATGGCCCTCGACCGCGTGAAAGGGCCCGACCTCGAATGGCTCCCCGGTCCCGACCTCTACTGGTGGATCGGCTGCGTCGGGATCGTGGCCGCGGTCTACACCGCCGTCGGCGGGATCCAGGCGGTGATCTGGACCGACGTCCTCCAGTGCGGCCTCCTGGTCCTGGGAGCCCTGATGGTCATCGGCGGCGTCATTGCCGCCACGGGGACCAGCCCCGTCGACTGGATCCAGACCGCCCGCTCGAACGGCATCCACCACCCGCCGCTGCCGCTCTACAGCATGGACCTGACCGTCCGAGTGACGCTCCTGACGGCGATGCTTCACAACTTCTTCTGGACCATCTGCACGCACGGCTCCGACCAGGTCGTGCTCCAGCGATATTTTTCCACCCCCTCTCTCGGGGCGGCCCGACGGAGCTACTACATCAACGTCGCCACCGACCTCCTGATGATCCTGCTCCTCTCGCTCTGCGGTCTGGCCCTGCTGCAGTACTACCGAATGAACGCCGGGCAGCTGCCAAGCGGATGGACGCTCGAGAGCTCAGCCGACAAGCTCTTTCCAACGTTCCTGGCGACGCACCTCCCCGTCGGCTGCGCCGGCCTCATCATCTCGGCCTTCCTGTGCGACGCCATCCAGACGCTGGAGTCGGGAGCGAACTCGATCACGGCCGTCGTGACGACCGACCTCCTGCGATCGAACGAAACCGGCGATGAAGGAAACGAGGGGAAAAAGCGTCAGCTCGGTTTCGTACGGCAGCTCAGCCTGTGGATCGCGCTGGCGGTGTCGCTCAACGCGGGGTTCATCGCCTACATCTCGCAGTCGCAGAACCTGACAATCATCGACATGATGCCGAAGTTCTTCAATCTGTTCGTCGGCCCTCTGGCGGCGATGTTCTTCATCGGGATGTTCCTGCCGCGGTGCACGAGCCGATCGGTCGCGATCGCGGTCGCCGTGGGCCTCGCGGTCTCGGTCTCATGGAGCTGGGCGCGGGAACTGGTTGCCGTGGCCCGCGAACTGTTCGGCATCACAAGCGAGTCGTTCCAGATGCCGCGCGGCCCGACGATCCTGCTCTCGATTCCCCTCCCCTGCGTAACCACATTCCTCACGGCAGCCCTGCTGAGCCTGTTCGTCGAAGACGGCCGCCCGCACCTCGGCCAGGCCTACACCTGGCGATCGATCCTCCGCGACGTGAAGCTCCCGCCGGAGCGCTCGTAA
- a CDS encoding acyltransferase family protein produces MTYRPDIDGLRAIAVLPVLLFHAKLGFTGGYVGVDVFFVISGYLITSLILADLRQDRFSFLTFWERRVRRILPALAVMIVATVALAWPIMLPDDFKELSAFVAAQAVLGANFLSWARTGYFGGTAETKPLLHLWSLAIEEQFYLLLPIVVALVWGRRPRAVGPVLAAFAVATFGVSVFLTHLDRGASYFLMPSRAWELLAGSLLCFVPAPSTSRRWLSETAAAIGLAAIAVSAWTYSPSTRFPGVAALVPCLGTVALIWSGADPRNLVRRLLAWAPFRGIGLISYSLYLWHWPLLALARYYALERPEPAVRAAVLGVSVVAAIASYFFVELPFRHRRVFATRRSVLLAGAGCLATMIAASLTVIGLGGLPGRFPPQVVAYANGIGDTEFLWDQGRGDIERDDLFEIVPEYRSQPVHLLVWGDSHAKSIVPMIRTLCREHGKRGVAATCASTAPVLDYVSDNPYSLREQAPAYNRAVVEYVERNRVPNVLLAAFWGTYPVAFDPANPNADEIQCPLDEGLMKTVQQLQAAGARVWIMRQIPTYMANVPQVLAIAALKGEPPHQVDHPLQWHRDWLVRHDALFDTLETKGVVSLDPVDLLLDNESYCRNESGGHSLYSDAYHLSIRGAEYIRPLFEPIFQEPAVAEGSRSGARRATAITN; encoded by the coding sequence GTGACCTACCGCCCTGACATCGACGGCTTGCGGGCAATCGCCGTTCTTCCTGTCCTCCTGTTTCATGCCAAGCTCGGCTTTACGGGGGGGTATGTTGGCGTCGACGTCTTCTTTGTCATTTCCGGGTATCTGATTACGTCCCTGATCCTGGCGGACCTTCGCCAGGACCGGTTCAGCTTCCTGACGTTCTGGGAACGCCGCGTCCGCCGGATCCTCCCGGCTCTGGCGGTGATGATTGTCGCGACCGTCGCCCTCGCCTGGCCGATCATGCTGCCGGACGACTTCAAGGAACTGTCGGCGTTCGTCGCCGCGCAGGCGGTCCTGGGGGCGAACTTTCTCTCCTGGGCGCGGACCGGGTACTTCGGCGGGACCGCGGAGACGAAGCCGCTCCTGCATCTGTGGTCGCTCGCCATTGAGGAGCAGTTCTACCTGCTCCTGCCGATCGTGGTCGCCCTCGTGTGGGGCCGCCGTCCCAGGGCGGTCGGCCCGGTCCTGGCGGCCTTCGCGGTCGCGACCTTCGGAGTCAGCGTGTTCCTGACGCACCTCGACCGGGGGGCGAGCTACTTCCTGATGCCGAGCCGGGCCTGGGAACTGCTCGCCGGCTCGCTGCTGTGCTTTGTGCCCGCCCCCTCGACGTCGCGACGGTGGCTGTCGGAAACGGCCGCGGCCATCGGGCTGGCGGCCATTGCCGTTTCGGCCTGGACCTACTCTCCCTCGACTCGCTTTCCCGGTGTCGCGGCGCTTGTGCCGTGCCTGGGGACGGTCGCCCTGATCTGGAGCGGGGCCGATCCGCGGAACCTCGTGCGGCGGCTGCTGGCGTGGGCTCCCTTCCGGGGGATCGGGTTGATCTCGTACTCCCTGTATCTCTGGCACTGGCCGCTCCTGGCGCTCGCCCGGTACTACGCCCTCGAACGGCCCGAGCCCGCCGTTCGCGCGGCGGTCCTGGGGGTGAGCGTTGTGGCGGCGATTGCCTCGTACTTCTTCGTCGAGCTGCCGTTCCGTCATCGCCGGGTCTTTGCGACGCGGCGCTCCGTCCTGCTGGCCGGCGCGGGTTGCCTCGCCACGATGATCGCCGCGAGCCTGACGGTGATCGGGTTGGGGGGGCTTCCGGGACGGTTCCCGCCGCAGGTGGTGGCTTACGCGAACGGCATTGGCGACACCGAGTTTCTCTGGGACCAGGGGCGGGGGGACATCGAGCGGGACGACCTGTTCGAGATCGTTCCGGAGTACCGCAGTCAGCCGGTGCACCTGCTGGTCTGGGGGGACAGCCACGCGAAGTCCATCGTCCCGATGATCCGGACGCTCTGTCGCGAGCACGGCAAGCGGGGGGTGGCGGCGACCTGTGCTTCGACCGCTCCGGTCCTCGATTACGTGAGCGACAATCCGTATTCGCTGCGGGAGCAGGCGCCGGCGTACAACCGCGCGGTCGTCGAGTACGTCGAGCGGAACCGGGTGCCGAATGTCCTCCTGGCGGCGTTCTGGGGGACGTACCCCGTCGCCTTCGACCCGGCGAACCCGAACGCGGACGAGATCCAGTGTCCGCTGGACGAGGGGCTCATGAAGACCGTCCAGCAACTCCAGGCGGCGGGGGCGCGGGTGTGGATCATGCGGCAGATCCCGACCTACATGGCGAACGTGCCGCAGGTGCTGGCGATTGCGGCCCTGAAGGGGGAACCGCCGCATCAGGTCGACCATCCGCTGCAGTGGCACCGCGACTGGCTGGTCCGGCACGACGCCCTGTTTGACACGCTGGAGACGAAGGGCGTGGTCAGCCTCGATCCCGTCGACCTGCTGCTCGACAACGAGTCTTACTGCCGGAATGAGAGCGGGGGGCATTCGCTGTACAGCGACGCGTACCACCTGTCGATCCGGGGGGCGGAATACATCCGGCCGCTGTTTGAGCCGATTTTCCAGGAGCCGGCGGTGGCCGAGGGGAGCCGGAGCGGCGCTCGGCGAGCGACGGCGATCACAAATTGA
- the ychF gene encoding redox-regulated ATPase YchF, which produces MEAGIVGLPNVGKSSLFNAVTCTQAAQAANYPFCTIEPNEGMVSVPDDRLDRIAAYFKPQKIIPAQIKLVDIAGIVKGASEGEGLGNKFLSHIREVDAIVQVVRCFADPDVIHVAGKVDPVSDMEVIDTELMLADMQVLENTLPKIQRTAKSGDKDAKLRVEIIEKCLARLNAGQPIRGGEFDPAELKIIAQYGFMTAKPILYVANVDDTDVLGEGDLVKRVREFAEKRGADVVPVCAKFESELAELDPPDRKEMLESVGLKEPALSALARAVYHTLGQQSYFTAGEKEVRAWTVPVGATAPQGAGVIHTDFERGFIRAEVYALDDLEAHKSESAIRAAGKLRVEGKSYVMKDGDICHFLFNV; this is translated from the coding sequence ATGGAAGCGGGAATCGTCGGTCTCCCGAACGTCGGCAAAAGCAGCCTCTTCAACGCGGTCACCTGCACACAGGCCGCTCAGGCCGCCAACTACCCCTTCTGCACCATCGAGCCCAATGAGGGCATGGTCAGCGTCCCGGACGACCGCCTCGACCGGATCGCCGCCTACTTCAAGCCCCAGAAGATCATCCCCGCCCAGATCAAACTGGTCGACATCGCCGGCATCGTCAAAGGGGCCAGCGAAGGGGAAGGACTCGGGAACAAGTTCCTGAGCCACATCCGCGAAGTCGACGCCATCGTCCAGGTGGTCCGCTGCTTTGCCGATCCGGACGTGATCCACGTCGCGGGCAAAGTCGACCCGGTCTCCGATATGGAGGTCATCGATACCGAGCTGATGCTGGCGGACATGCAGGTCCTGGAGAACACGCTTCCCAAGATCCAGCGGACCGCCAAGTCGGGCGACAAGGACGCCAAGCTGCGGGTCGAGATCATCGAGAAGTGCCTGGCCCGGCTCAACGCCGGGCAGCCGATCCGGGGTGGTGAGTTCGATCCGGCGGAGCTGAAGATCATTGCTCAGTACGGGTTCATGACCGCGAAGCCGATCCTGTATGTCGCGAACGTGGACGATACGGATGTGCTGGGCGAGGGGGACCTGGTGAAGCGGGTTCGGGAGTTTGCGGAGAAGCGCGGGGCGGACGTTGTTCCGGTGTGTGCGAAGTTTGAGTCGGAGCTGGCGGAGCTGGATCCGCCGGACCGGAAGGAGATGCTGGAGTCGGTGGGGTTGAAGGAGCCGGCGTTGTCGGCTCTGGCGCGGGCCGTGTATCACACGCTGGGGCAGCAGAGCTACTTCACCGCCGGCGAGAAGGAAGTCCGGGCTTGGACGGTTCCGGTGGGGGCGACGGCGCCGCAGGGGGCGGGGGTGATTCACACGGACTTTGAGCGGGGGTTCATCCGGGCGGAGGTTTATGCGCTGGATGATCTGGAGGCGCACAAGTCGGAGTCGGCGATTCGTGCGGCGGGCAAGCTGCGGGTGGAGGGGAAGTCGTATGTGATGAAGGATGGGGATATCTGTCACTTCTTGTTCAATGTTTAG
- the fae gene encoding formaldehyde-activating enzyme, whose product MRTGEALVEVEDGPGYLAAEPEVVIGELDGPVGYAIANLLGDQIKGHSRVFAILNCDCQVRPTTIMVSKVTVNNEKYTNILMGSVQAGIANGVLDAVRAGDIPKEKADDLGIIVSVWLDPSVTKEKKVDHEKLFETQRAAVAKALGKAMRGEPKIDWLLENQNKITHCFHELGMKGDL is encoded by the coding sequence ATGCGGACCGGCGAAGCCCTCGTCGAAGTCGAAGACGGACCGGGCTACCTCGCCGCTGAGCCGGAAGTCGTCATCGGGGAACTCGACGGACCTGTCGGCTACGCCATCGCCAACCTGCTCGGCGACCAGATCAAGGGACACTCCCGCGTCTTCGCCATCCTGAACTGCGACTGCCAGGTCCGGCCGACGACCATCATGGTCTCCAAGGTCACGGTCAACAACGAGAAGTACACCAACATCCTGATGGGCTCCGTCCAGGCGGGCATCGCCAATGGCGTCCTCGATGCCGTCCGCGCCGGCGACATCCCGAAGGAGAAGGCCGACGACCTCGGCATCATCGTCTCCGTCTGGCTCGATCCGTCGGTCACCAAGGAGAAGAAGGTCGACCACGAGAAGCTCTTCGAGACGCAGCGGGCGGCGGTCGCCAAGGCGCTCGGCAAGGCGATGCGCGGCGAACCGAAGATCGACTGGCTCCTTGAGAACCAGAACAAGATCACCCACTGCTTCCACGAGCTGGGGATGAAGGGGGATCTGTAG
- a CDS encoding RluA family pseudouridine synthase — protein MSDESDIQAAEGEESLPSAFGLPPDVAPAEADEIEPSGSDDLGAEPVLVTVEARAHGWRVDHYLSRMFPNYSRVLFQRAIEEQTVMVNGLPVKAARRLRVNDRLSIQLPSEPDNNLQPEDIPIEVLFEDDAIAIINKPADMVTHPGKGNFRGTLAAAVQFHFDQLSSVAGQLRPGIVHRLDRDTTGVIIIAKDNQVHNRLTRQFEQREVKKEYHAIVRGTVPRDADYIRTHLKPHPRQHERMIVCGPDDNAREAVTFYEVIERFRGFTYVRLRPETGRTHQLRVHMQSLRCPIVADRMYGGSDRLLLSELVAAEDRVGQDAELVHRQALHARRIQFRHPATDQSLQFEAPLPVDMQQTLDALRHHRKLPS, from the coding sequence GTGAGCGACGAGAGTGATATCCAAGCGGCGGAAGGAGAGGAGTCTCTCCCTTCCGCCTTCGGCCTTCCGCCTGATGTGGCCCCCGCCGAGGCGGACGAAATTGAGCCCTCCGGGTCCGACGACCTCGGCGCGGAGCCGGTGCTCGTGACCGTCGAGGCGCGGGCGCATGGGTGGCGGGTCGACCACTATCTCTCGCGGATGTTCCCGAACTACAGCCGCGTCCTCTTCCAGCGGGCCATCGAAGAGCAGACCGTGATGGTCAACGGCCTTCCCGTGAAGGCCGCGCGGCGGCTGCGGGTCAACGACCGGCTGTCGATCCAGCTCCCCTCGGAGCCGGACAACAACCTGCAGCCGGAAGACATCCCGATCGAGGTCCTCTTCGAGGACGACGCGATCGCGATCATCAACAAGCCGGCCGACATGGTCACCCACCCCGGCAAGGGGAACTTCCGCGGCACTCTCGCCGCCGCGGTCCAGTTCCACTTCGACCAGCTCAGCTCCGTGGCGGGGCAGCTCCGGCCGGGGATCGTCCACCGCCTCGACCGGGACACCACCGGCGTCATCATCATCGCCAAGGACAACCAGGTCCATAACCGCCTGACGCGGCAGTTCGAGCAGCGGGAGGTGAAGAAGGAGTACCACGCGATCGTCCGGGGGACCGTTCCCCGGGACGCGGACTACATCCGGACGCACCTCAAGCCGCATCCCCGGCAGCACGAGCGGATGATCGTCTGCGGTCCGGACGACAACGCCCGCGAGGCGGTGACGTTCTACGAGGTGATCGAGCGGTTCCGCGGATTCACCTATGTGCGGCTGCGGCCCGAGACCGGACGGACGCATCAGCTCCGCGTCCACATGCAGTCGCTGCGGTGTCCGATCGTGGCGGACCGGATGTACGGCGGGAGCGACCGGCTTCTTCTTTCGGAGTTGGTTGCGGCGGAGGATCGCGTCGGACAAGATGCCGAACTGGTCCATCGCCAGGCGCTGCATGCCCGCCGCATCCAGTTCCGACACCCCGCGACGGACCAGTCGCTGCAGTTCGAAGCCCCCCTGCCGGTCGACATGCAGCAGACGCTCGATGCCCTCCGCCACCATCGAAAGCTGCCGTCATGA
- a CDS encoding fumarylacetoacetate hydrolase family protein, giving the protein MKLAKVRLADGARRLAAIEDRTLKLLDLSQVENIQCLADILHSPDPAGLARFLIDPRSGSIKCDEVTFLAPIDRQEVWAAGVTYKRSQVARMEESKAGGGASHYDKVYTADRPEIFFKATPHRVSGPGQPVRVRHDSRWSVPEPEFTLVIDPAGRIVGYTIGNDMSARDIEGENPLYLPQAKVYSQCCGLGPAIQIAEGTLNLAETTVGVVIQRGGKSVFEGSTTLAQLHRQLAELATWLYRENEFPFGAFLLTGTGVIPPDDFTLENGDSVSITISGIGTLTNPVVKNSL; this is encoded by the coding sequence ATGAAACTCGCCAAGGTCCGTCTTGCCGACGGTGCCCGCCGCCTTGCCGCCATTGAAGACCGGACTCTCAAGCTCCTCGACCTTTCTCAGGTCGAAAACATCCAGTGTCTTGCCGACATCCTGCATTCGCCCGACCCCGCGGGGCTCGCGCGGTTCCTGATCGATCCCCGCTCCGGATCGATCAAGTGTGACGAGGTGACCTTTCTCGCTCCCATCGACCGGCAGGAGGTGTGGGCGGCGGGGGTGACGTACAAGCGGAGCCAGGTGGCGCGGATGGAGGAGTCGAAGGCGGGCGGGGGAGCCTCGCACTACGACAAGGTCTATACGGCGGACCGGCCGGAGATTTTCTTCAAGGCGACGCCGCACCGTGTTTCGGGGCCGGGGCAGCCGGTGCGTGTGCGGCATGACAGCCGGTGGTCGGTGCCGGAGCCGGAGTTCACGCTGGTGATCGACCCGGCGGGGCGGATTGTGGGGTACACGATCGGGAACGACATGTCGGCCCGGGACATTGAGGGGGAGAACCCGCTGTATCTGCCGCAGGCCAAGGTTTACAGCCAGTGTTGTGGTCTGGGCCCGGCGATCCAGATTGCCGAGGGGACGCTGAATCTCGCCGAGACGACGGTTGGTGTTGTGATCCAGCGGGGTGGCAAGAGCGTCTTTGAGGGCTCGACGACGCTGGCGCAGCTGCACCGGCAGTTGGCGGAGCTGGCGACGTGGCTGTACCGGGAGAACGAGTTTCCGTTTGGTGCGTTCCTGCTGACGGGGACGGGAGTGATTCCGCCGGACGACTTCACGCTCGAGAACGGGGATTCGGTGTCGATCACGATCAGCGGGATCGGGACGCTGACGAATCCGGTGGTGAAGAACTCGCTGTAG
- a CDS encoding BlaI/MecI/CopY family transcriptional regulator: MSQIRASEVESQILGLLWEHGPSSVRDIQERLADGKARAYTTVLTTMQVMEKKGLLSHDREGLAHIYRPLVSRDDIAQPAVRTLVRNLFGGDATKVVQTLIDSQDLSEADLKEIRRMINEAAKKK; encoded by the coding sequence GTGTCGCAGATTCGCGCGTCAGAAGTCGAGTCGCAGATCCTGGGGTTGCTGTGGGAGCACGGGCCAAGCTCGGTCCGCGACATCCAGGAGCGCCTCGCGGACGGAAAAGCACGAGCCTACACCACCGTCCTGACCACCATGCAGGTCATGGAGAAAAAGGGCCTGCTCTCCCACGACCGCGAGGGCCTGGCCCACATCTACCGGCCACTCGTCTCCCGCGACGACATCGCCCAGCCGGCGGTCCGGACGCTCGTCCGCAACCTCTTCGGCGGCGACGCGACCAAAGTCGTCCAGACCCTCATCGACAGCCAGGACCTGAGCGAAGCGGATCTCAAGGAGATCCGCCGCATGATCAACGAAGCGGCCAAGAAGAAGTAG